Proteins encoded within one genomic window of Thunnus maccoyii chromosome 22, fThuMac1.1, whole genome shotgun sequence:
- the arsj gene encoding arylsulfatase J isoform X2, whose product MVLCRASPLAPPPSVPLLSKKKTEEACRAPMFFWQASEIVMRKEQPPPHSSALQNIHVEMYQIHTGLQHSIIRATQANCLPLENVTLPQKLKQAGYSTHMVGKWHLGFYKRGCMPTQRGFDSFFGSLLGSGDYYSHYKCEGPGMCGYDLYEGEEAAWEQDRGLYSTVMFTRKAISILANHDPRRPLFLYLAYQAVHSPLQVPARYLERYKGIPNLHRRKYAAMVSCLDEAIHNLTLALKRYGYYDNTVLVYSSDNGGQPLAGGSNWPLRGSKATYWEGGIRAVGFVHSPLLVNKGTKCRSLVHITDWFPTLVTLGEGALDEDLNLDGYDVWEAISEGRPSPRQDILHNIDPIYIKAKNGSWKAGYGLWNTAIQAAIRVGHWKLLTGVPGYSDWVPPQTFSNQRLTNRWHNERVRWDRGKSIWLFNITADPYERVDLSQRYPHIVKKMLMRLAQYNKTAVPVRYPAKDLRSNPQYNGGVWGPWYKDEREEQEEDERYNNLFTNHLGKRRWKKKSKNRKLKRKVDE is encoded by the exons ATGGTGCTCTGCAGGGCTTCTCCTCTAGCGCCTCCACCATCTGTTCCACTccttagcaaaaaaaaaacggagGAGGCTTGTCGGGCACCGATGTTTTTTTGGCAGGCATCCGAGATAGTAATGAGAAAAGAGCAGCCACCTCCTCATTCTTCTGCCCTCCAAAACATTCATGTGGAAAT GTATCAGATCCACACGGGCCTTCAACACTCCATCATTCGAGCTACCCAGGCCAACTGCCTACCACTGGAAAATGTCACCTTGCCCCAGAAGCTCAAGCAAGCAGGATACTCCACACACATGGTGGGCAAATGGCACCTGGGCTTCTATAAGCGTGGCTGCATGCCCACTCAGCGTGGCTTTGACAGTTTCTTTGGCTCCCTGCTAGGAAGCGGGGACTATTACAGTCACTATAAATGTGAAGGGCCTGGCATGTGTGGCTATGATTTGTATGAAGGGGAAGAAGCCGCTTGGGAACAGGACCGCGGCTTGTACTCAACCGTGATGTTTACTAGAAAGGCTATCAGTATCTTAGCCAATCATGACCCTCGCAGGCCCTTGTTTCTGTACTTAGCCTATCAGGCTGTTCATTCCCCGCTGCAGGTTCCCGCCCGCTACCTCGAGCGCTACAAGGGTATTCCGAACCTGCACCGCCGTAAATATGCTGCCATGGTTTCCTGCCTGGACGAAGCGATCCATAACCTCACATTAGCGCTAAAACGCTACGGTTATTATGACAACACAGTTCTGGTGTACTCCTCAGACAACGGGGGCCAGCCATTAGCGGGTGGGAGTAACTGGCCCTTGAGGGGTAGTAAGGCCACTTACTGGGAGGGGGGCATCAGGGCAGTAGGCTTCGTTCATAGTCCCTTGTTGGTGAACAAAGGGACAAAATGTCGATCTTTGGTCCACATCACTGACTGGTTCCCCACACTGGTGACCCTGGGTGAAGGGGCTTTAGACGAAGATCTAAATCTGGACGGGTATGATGTCTGGGAGGCTATCAGTGAAGGCCGCCCCTCGCCTCGCCAGGACATTCTTCACAACATTGACCCAATCTACATCAAGGCCAAGAATGGTTCGTGGAAGGCTGGATATGGTTTATGGAACACAGCCATCCAGGCTGCAATCCGAGTGGGCCATTGGAAGCTCCTGACAGGGGTGCCTGGTTACAGTGACTGGGTGCCTCCCCAGACCTTCTCCAACCAGCGGTTGACCAATCGCTGGCATAATGAGCGTGTCCGTTGGGACAGGGGTAAGTCCATCTGGCTGTTCAACATAACCGCTGACCCTTACGAGAGAGTGGACTTGTCTCAGCGCTACCCACACATAGTGAAGAAGATGCTTATGCGGCTTGCACAGTACAACAAGACCGCAGTTCCGGTACGCTACCCAGCGAAAGACCTGCGTTCTAACCCTCAGTACAACGGGGGCGTGTGGGGACCCTGGTACAAAGATGAGAGGGAAGAgcaagaggaggatgagagatACAATAACCTGTTCACTAACCATCTTGGTAAAAGAAGGTggaaaaagaaatcaaagaaCAGAAAATTGAAAAGGAAGGTAGATGAGTAG
- the arsj gene encoding arylsulfatase J isoform X1, whose translation MFILWVPLSLFLGFIISQTWSVQMSWENWNAELRNRGNEFDKQSSQPHIVFILVDDQGFRDVGYHGSEIKTPTLDRLAAQGVKLENYYVQPLCSPSRSQLMTGRYQIHTGLQHSIIRATQANCLPLENVTLPQKLKQAGYSTHMVGKWHLGFYKRGCMPTQRGFDSFFGSLLGSGDYYSHYKCEGPGMCGYDLYEGEEAAWEQDRGLYSTVMFTRKAISILANHDPRRPLFLYLAYQAVHSPLQVPARYLERYKGIPNLHRRKYAAMVSCLDEAIHNLTLALKRYGYYDNTVLVYSSDNGGQPLAGGSNWPLRGSKATYWEGGIRAVGFVHSPLLVNKGTKCRSLVHITDWFPTLVTLGEGALDEDLNLDGYDVWEAISEGRPSPRQDILHNIDPIYIKAKNGSWKAGYGLWNTAIQAAIRVGHWKLLTGVPGYSDWVPPQTFSNQRLTNRWHNERVRWDRGKSIWLFNITADPYERVDLSQRYPHIVKKMLMRLAQYNKTAVPVRYPAKDLRSNPQYNGGVWGPWYKDEREEQEEDERYNNLFTNHLGKRRWKKKSKNRKLKRKVDE comes from the exons atgtttattttgtggGTCCCGTTGAGTTTATTCCTCGGGTTCATCATTTCTCAGACGTGGAGCGTTCAGATGTCGTGGGAAAACTGGAACGCAGAGCTTCGCAACCGAGGAAATGAATTCGACAAGCAGAGCTCTCAGCCGCACATCGTTTTTATCCTGGTAGATGACCAGGGCTTCCGGGATGTTGGGTACCACGGCTCCGAGATCAAAACCCCGACACTGGACCGGCTGGCAGCGCAGGGAGTCAAACTGGAGAATTATTACGTGCAGCCGCTCTGCAGCCCGTCCAGGAGCCAACTCATGACCGGCAG GTATCAGATCCACACGGGCCTTCAACACTCCATCATTCGAGCTACCCAGGCCAACTGCCTACCACTGGAAAATGTCACCTTGCCCCAGAAGCTCAAGCAAGCAGGATACTCCACACACATGGTGGGCAAATGGCACCTGGGCTTCTATAAGCGTGGCTGCATGCCCACTCAGCGTGGCTTTGACAGTTTCTTTGGCTCCCTGCTAGGAAGCGGGGACTATTACAGTCACTATAAATGTGAAGGGCCTGGCATGTGTGGCTATGATTTGTATGAAGGGGAAGAAGCCGCTTGGGAACAGGACCGCGGCTTGTACTCAACCGTGATGTTTACTAGAAAGGCTATCAGTATCTTAGCCAATCATGACCCTCGCAGGCCCTTGTTTCTGTACTTAGCCTATCAGGCTGTTCATTCCCCGCTGCAGGTTCCCGCCCGCTACCTCGAGCGCTACAAGGGTATTCCGAACCTGCACCGCCGTAAATATGCTGCCATGGTTTCCTGCCTGGACGAAGCGATCCATAACCTCACATTAGCGCTAAAACGCTACGGTTATTATGACAACACAGTTCTGGTGTACTCCTCAGACAACGGGGGCCAGCCATTAGCGGGTGGGAGTAACTGGCCCTTGAGGGGTAGTAAGGCCACTTACTGGGAGGGGGGCATCAGGGCAGTAGGCTTCGTTCATAGTCCCTTGTTGGTGAACAAAGGGACAAAATGTCGATCTTTGGTCCACATCACTGACTGGTTCCCCACACTGGTGACCCTGGGTGAAGGGGCTTTAGACGAAGATCTAAATCTGGACGGGTATGATGTCTGGGAGGCTATCAGTGAAGGCCGCCCCTCGCCTCGCCAGGACATTCTTCACAACATTGACCCAATCTACATCAAGGCCAAGAATGGTTCGTGGAAGGCTGGATATGGTTTATGGAACACAGCCATCCAGGCTGCAATCCGAGTGGGCCATTGGAAGCTCCTGACAGGGGTGCCTGGTTACAGTGACTGGGTGCCTCCCCAGACCTTCTCCAACCAGCGGTTGACCAATCGCTGGCATAATGAGCGTGTCCGTTGGGACAGGGGTAAGTCCATCTGGCTGTTCAACATAACCGCTGACCCTTACGAGAGAGTGGACTTGTCTCAGCGCTACCCACACATAGTGAAGAAGATGCTTATGCGGCTTGCACAGTACAACAAGACCGCAGTTCCGGTACGCTACCCAGCGAAAGACCTGCGTTCTAACCCTCAGTACAACGGGGGCGTGTGGGGACCCTGGTACAAAGATGAGAGGGAAGAgcaagaggaggatgagagatACAATAACCTGTTCACTAACCATCTTGGTAAAAGAAGGTggaaaaagaaatcaaagaaCAGAAAATTGAAAAGGAAGGTAGATGAGTAG